The following are encoded in a window of Ignavibacteriales bacterium genomic DNA:
- a CDS encoding type II toxin-antitoxin system RelE/ParE family toxin: MKFKVNIVSSAEKDLFEIYKYVYFNDSKERAENLYSKLYEKCLSLQEYPKRGHVPPELSLLGINDFLELNYKPYRIIYQIIEKEVFIHCVLDGRRDMQKLLQERLIRD; the protein is encoded by the coding sequence GTGAAGTTCAAAGTTAATATCGTTTCATCTGCTGAAAAAGATTTATTTGAAATTTATAAATATGTTTATTTTAATGATTCTAAAGAAAGAGCCGAGAATTTATACTCGAAATTGTATGAGAAATGTTTATCCCTTCAAGAATATCCAAAGCGTGGTCACGTCCCTCCAGAATTAAGTTTGCTTGGAATAAATGATTTTCTAGAACTAAACTATAAACCTTATCGTATTATTTATCAAATTATTGAGAAAGAGGTTTTTATTCATTGTGTCTTGGATGGTCGTAGAGATATGCAAAAACTTTTACAAGAAAGATTAATACGAGATTAA
- a CDS encoding metallophosphoesterase: protein MISLFVSDLHGKEEQYVKLFKTIESYQPALVFLGGDLLPHHYLNKNFIFDFLQPNLQTLKTKLEIHYPKIFLILGNDDARIEEPFILELEKKLLIEYIHFRKTNFLEYDIYGYAFTPPSPFLLKDWEKYDVSRFVDPGSISPEEGKRTVDVSIHEKKYSTIKDDLDTLTKDEDLSKSIFLFHGPPYQTNLDRIAQGGKLIDHVPVDTHVGSVAIKRFIEKKQPLITLHGHIHESARISGSWKDKIGRTYCFSAAHHGSELAIVKFELNNPETAERILL, encoded by the coding sequence ATGATTTCCTTATTTGTTTCAGATCTTCATGGCAAAGAAGAGCAATACGTTAAACTATTCAAAACAATTGAATCTTATCAGCCGGCATTGGTCTTTTTAGGCGGCGATCTTCTGCCGCATCACTATCTTAATAAGAATTTTATTTTCGATTTTCTTCAACCAAATCTTCAAACTTTAAAAACCAAACTTGAGATTCATTATCCCAAAATTTTCTTAATCTTGGGCAATGACGATGCTAGAATTGAAGAACCATTCATTCTTGAACTTGAAAAAAAATTATTGATCGAATACATCCACTTTCGTAAAACAAATTTCTTAGAATATGATATTTACGGTTATGCTTTTACTCCGCCGTCTCCTTTCTTATTAAAAGATTGGGAGAAATATGATGTTTCAAGATTTGTTGATCCGGGATCTATTTCACCCGAAGAAGGAAAAAGAACAGTTGATGTTTCGATCCACGAGAAAAAATATTCCACAATAAAAGATGATCTGGATACGCTTACTAAAGATGAAGATCTTTCCAAATCAATTTTTCTTTTCCATGGCCCGCCTTATCAAACTAATTTAGACCGTATCGCACAAGGCGGAAAGTTAATAGATCATGTTCCTGTTGATACTCATGTTGGCAGTGTTGCAATAAAAAGATTTATTGAGAAGAAACAACCGCTGATTACTTTACACGGTCATATTCATGAATCAGCTCGAATTTCCGGAAGTTGGAAAGATAAAATAGGCAGGACATATTGTTTCAGTGCTGCTCACCACGGAAGCGAACTGGCAATTGTAAAGTTTGAATTAAATAATCCGGAAACAGCAGAAAGAATTCTTCTCTAA
- a CDS encoding type II toxin-antitoxin system Phd/YefM family antitoxin, with product MKFSEAVKPISYLKTHASEVIRDVAENQKTLIITHNGEAKVILQDVKVYEKTQESIALLKILALSGKELRKGNYKTLEKTFENVRSRINAFKRGQREVQS from the coding sequence ATGAAATTCAGTGAAGCGGTAAAGCCAATAAGTTATTTAAAAACACATGCTTCTGAAGTTATCCGCGATGTTGCAGAGAATCAAAAAACATTGATTATCACGCATAACGGTGAAGCAAAAGTTATTCTTCAAGATGTCAAAGTATATGAAAAGACACAAGAGAGCATTGCTCTATTAAAAATTCTTGCATTGAGTGGAAAAGAATTAAGAAAAGGTAATTATAAAACATTAGAAAAAACGTTTGAAAATGTTCGAAGTCGTATAAATGCTTTTAAACGGGGACAACGTGAAGTTCAAAGTTAA
- a CDS encoding sigma-70 family RNA polymerase sigma factor → MKITKQFTNRESKSLDQYLQEIGKVDLLTPNEEIELAIRIKKGDQLALEKLTKANLRFVVSVAKQYQNQGLPLGDLINEGNLGLIKAGRRFDETRGFKFISYAVWWIRQSIMQAIAEQSRMVRLPLNRVGALNKMGKALSQLEQEYERRPSPEEIATQLDMDVSDVTYAMQIAGRHVSMDAPFAHSEDNNNSLLDVMPNDDQPAPDFTLMKESLKAEIERSLSTLTEREAEVIRLYFGLGKEHSLTLEEIGEKLNLTRERVRQIKEKALIRLRHSTRSKNLKAYLG, encoded by the coding sequence TTGAAGATTACGAAGCAATTTACAAACCGCGAAAGTAAATCTTTAGATCAGTACCTACAAGAGATCGGGAAAGTAGATCTCCTTACACCAAATGAAGAAATTGAATTGGCAATTCGTATCAAAAAGGGAGATCAATTAGCTCTTGAGAAACTTACTAAAGCAAATTTAAGATTTGTCGTAAGTGTTGCCAAACAATATCAGAATCAAGGTCTTCCTCTTGGTGATTTAATCAATGAAGGTAACTTAGGTTTGATAAAAGCCGGAAGAAGATTTGATGAAACACGCGGCTTCAAATTTATTTCTTATGCAGTTTGGTGGATTCGCCAATCAATTATGCAGGCAATTGCAGAACAGTCTAGAATGGTTCGTCTTCCGTTGAATCGTGTTGGTGCATTGAATAAAATGGGAAAAGCACTCAGCCAACTCGAACAAGAATATGAGCGAAGACCAAGTCCCGAAGAAATTGCTACTCAACTTGATATGGATGTTTCTGATGTTACTTATGCTATGCAGATTGCAGGCCGTCACGTTTCAATGGATGCACCGTTTGCTCATAGTGAAGATAACAATAACAGTTTGTTAGATGTTATGCCGAATGATGATCAACCGGCTCCGGATTTTACTCTTATGAAGGAATCTCTAAAAGCTGAAATTGAAAGATCACTTTCTACACTAACTGAAAGAGAAGCCGAAGTCATTCGTCTTTACTTTGGATTAGGTAAAGAACACTCACTTACTTTAGAAGAGATCGGTGAGAAACTGAATCTAACCCGCGAACGTGTTCGCCAGATTAAAGAGAAAGCATTAATCAGATTACGCCATTCTACACGAAGTAAAAATTTGAAAGCATATCTTGGTTAA
- a CDS encoding cysteine synthase family protein — MLDNQNRVAGLSSMMGNTPLLEIKFLFNGEKRRIFAKAENLNMTGSIKDRMAFFIFKNGYEKNNLRPGALIIEATSGNTGISFSAIGRALGHPVTIFIPDWMSHERINLIKSFGANIVLVSKEEGGFLGSIQRAEELAAKTENSFLPRQFSNNDNCEAHYRTTGPEIFWQLQFHGLKPDAFIAGVGTGGTIMGTGRFLKEKYPDIKIYPLEPSNSPTLSTGYKVGKHRIQGISDEFIPQILKLNSLDKVVDVDDGDAIIMAQKLASELGIGVGISSGANLLGALKIQNELGKDAVVVTVFSDDNKKYLSTDLFHEEPIKKDFLAPHIKLLEVRAFKRVCYTCCNPEECTDAHFETAFEFPNGCPRKVDTKF, encoded by the coding sequence ATGTTAGATAATCAAAATCGAGTTGCCGGACTATCAAGTATGATGGGCAATACTCCCCTATTAGAAATTAAATTTTTATTTAACGGAGAGAAGAGAAGAATTTTTGCCAAGGCAGAAAATCTAAACATGACTGGAAGCATCAAGGATAGAATGGCATTCTTCATTTTTAAGAACGGATATGAAAAAAATAATTTAAGACCAGGCGCGTTAATCATCGAAGCAACAAGCGGAAATACTGGAATTTCTTTCTCTGCTATCGGCAGAGCTCTCGGGCATCCAGTAACTATCTTTATACCTGATTGGATGAGCCATGAAAGAATTAATCTCATTAAAAGTTTTGGAGCTAATATTGTTTTGGTAAGCAAAGAAGAAGGCGGATTTCTCGGAAGCATTCAACGCGCTGAAGAGTTAGCCGCTAAAACAGAAAATTCTTTTCTCCCGAGACAATTCTCGAACAATGATAATTGTGAAGCGCATTACCGAACTACCGGACCGGAAATTTTTTGGCAATTACAATTTCACGGTTTAAAACCGGATGCATTTATAGCGGGTGTTGGAACCGGCGGAACTATTATGGGAACGGGACGGTTTCTAAAAGAAAAATATCCGGATATAAAAATTTATCCTTTGGAGCCATCTAATTCTCCAACGCTTTCAACCGGTTACAAAGTTGGCAAGCACCGCATACAAGGTATATCCGATGAATTCATCCCGCAGATATTAAAATTAAATTCCTTAGATAAAGTTGTTGACGTTGACGATGGAGATGCAATTATTATGGCTCAAAAACTTGCGTCCGAACTTGGCATCGGTGTAGGAATTTCATCGGGCGCTAATTTACTTGGAGCTCTAAAAATTCAGAATGAACTTGGTAAAGATGCTGTTGTTGTAACAGTTTTTTCCGACGACAATAAAAAATATTTAAGCACGGATTTATTCCACGAAGAACCAATTAAAAAAGATTTCCTGGCTCCGCATATTAAATTGTTGGAAGTACGTGCATTCAAACGTGTTTGTTATACTTGCTGTAATCCTGAAGAATGTACGGATGCGCATTTTGAAACCGCATTTGAATTTCCGAATGGCTGTCCAAGAAAGGTTGATACAAAATTCTAG
- a CDS encoding Glu/Leu/Phe/Val dehydrogenase: MSSDKAFNPFEMAQTQFDKVAEILNLDDATRQLLRNPLREFHFSIPVRMDDGTTKVFRGFRVQHNDARGPCKGGIRFHPQETIDTVKALSMWMTWKCAVVNIPLGGGKGGVICDPHNLSMKEQEKICRGWIRQMAKNVGPLNDVPAPDVMTNAQHMLWMLDEFETIHGAKFPGFITGKPVGMGGSLGRAEATGYGVIFTVREALKELGIRSQDTTAAVQGFGNVAQYAIELYNQMGGKVVCVSSWDQNDQCSYTFKRASGINLQELLKITDKFGGIDKAQAKKLGYEILDGDAWIEQEADILIPAALENQIRKDNVDKISKKVKIIAEGANGPTTPEADKVIQERGIFVVPDFLANAGGVTCSYFEQVQCNMNYYWEKDEVLGKLDVKMTAAFHAVSDLAKKKKLYMRDAAYVISVNRVAQACKDRGWV; the protein is encoded by the coding sequence ATGAGTAGCGACAAAGCTTTTAATCCTTTCGAGATGGCACAGACACAATTTGACAAAGTTGCAGAAATATTAAATCTCGATGATGCGACAAGACAATTATTAAGAAATCCATTAAGAGAATTTCACTTTAGCATTCCTGTAAGAATGGATGATGGAACAACAAAAGTATTTAGAGGATTCAGAGTTCAGCATAATGATGCACGCGGTCCATGTAAAGGCGGAATTCGTTTTCACCCGCAAGAAACCATTGATACTGTCAAAGCACTTTCAATGTGGATGACGTGGAAATGTGCAGTAGTAAATATTCCATTAGGCGGAGGCAAGGGAGGAGTTATTTGCGATCCTCATAATCTTAGCATGAAAGAACAAGAAAAAATTTGCCGCGGATGGATCCGTCAAATGGCAAAAAATGTAGGTCCGCTTAATGATGTTCCGGCACCTGATGTGATGACAAATGCACAGCACATGTTATGGATGCTTGATGAATTTGAAACAATTCATGGCGCTAAATTTCCCGGATTCATTACAGGAAAACCGGTTGGAATGGGCGGCTCTCTTGGTAGAGCTGAAGCTACCGGCTATGGAGTTATTTTTACAGTTCGTGAAGCTTTAAAAGAACTTGGCATTCGTTCGCAAGATACAACAGCAGCAGTACAAGGATTTGGTAACGTTGCTCAATATGCAATTGAGCTTTATAACCAGATGGGCGGAAAGGTTGTTTGCGTTTCAAGTTGGGACCAAAATGATCAATGTTCTTATACATTTAAGCGTGCAAGTGGAATTAATTTACAAGAGTTGTTGAAAATTACAGACAAGTTCGGCGGAATTGATAAAGCCCAAGCAAAAAAACTTGGATACGAAATTCTAGATGGAGATGCATGGATCGAACAAGAAGCTGATATACTTATTCCTGCTGCTCTAGAAAATCAAATTCGTAAAGACAACGTTGATAAGATCAGTAAAAAAGTAAAAATTATTGCTGAGGGTGCTAACGGTCCAACGACACCTGAAGCTGATAAAGTAATTCAAGAAAGAGGAATTTTTGTTGTCCCCGATTTCTTGGCTAATGCAGGCGGTGTTACTTGCAGTTATTTTGAGCAAGTTCAATGTAACATGAATTACTATTGGGAAAAAGATGAAGTGCTTGGTAAGTTAGATGTTAAGATGACCGCCGCCTTCCATGCTGTAAGCGATTTGGCAAAGAAGAAAAAACTTTATATGAGAGATGCTGCTTATGTTATTTCTGTTAATCGTGTAGCGCAAGCTTGTAAAGACCGCGGTTGGGTATGA
- a CDS encoding alpha/beta fold hydrolase, which yields MKTLFKIFFLLILSLSQINAQKEILGYWSGKLKMLSMELNFQIQVSKSNKALDGFINIPSQKVSKYKLPVFTYRKNQVHFELPGSAGVAKFDGRLKADSIKGTLLQAGIKGIFNLVKTDQPVKEEKVEIQKKEPLPYSEEDIAFKSGRILLAGTLTTPKTEGIYPAVILLTGNGPQDRDEDVFGFKIFQIIADYLTKNGFAVLRYDDRGVGGSTGNTMQSTTEDFSNDALAAIEFLKKQNKIDQTKIGLLGHSEGAQIAELAAVNSKDVSFIVLLSGNGVDGGKALIEQQKLILKASGVADTLITQNLELQNKINYALRNDIDLNDIRKDIRAFAEKDFAGLSKEVKNSIQNKETYLNSNVQSQIQIFNNPWFRYYVKYDPIPTLEKIKIPVLMLFGELDLQFPPSLNKQRMEDALVKAGNRNFESIVLPKANHLYQEAKIGIPAEYSELKKEFVPDFLETIGIWIQTVIK from the coding sequence GTGAAAACATTATTTAAAATATTTTTCCTTTTGATTTTGTCTTTATCACAGATCAATGCACAAAAAGAAATTTTAGGTTACTGGTCCGGAAAATTGAAAATGCTCAGTATGGAATTGAATTTTCAAATTCAAGTTTCCAAATCAAATAAAGCTCTCGATGGATTCATTAATATCCCTTCTCAAAAAGTTAGCAAATATAAATTACCAGTCTTTACATATAGAAAAAATCAAGTCCATTTTGAACTGCCCGGTTCAGCAGGTGTTGCAAAATTTGACGGCAGATTAAAAGCTGATTCAATAAAAGGAACACTTCTTCAAGCAGGTATTAAAGGAATATTCAATTTAGTTAAAACAGATCAGCCGGTTAAAGAAGAGAAAGTTGAAATACAAAAGAAAGAACCTCTTCCCTATTCAGAAGAAGATATCGCATTTAAAAGTGGACGAATACTACTTGCTGGAACATTAACAACACCCAAGACCGAAGGCATATATCCTGCAGTAATTCTTCTAACTGGAAACGGACCGCAAGACAGAGATGAAGATGTTTTCGGATTTAAAATTTTTCAAATAATTGCCGACTACTTAACCAAAAATGGTTTTGCTGTTCTTAGATATGATGACCGCGGCGTTGGCGGGTCAACCGGTAACACAATGCAATCTACAACTGAAGATTTTTCAAACGATGCGCTCGCAGCAATCGAATTTCTCAAAAAGCAAAATAAAATTGATCAAACAAAAATTGGTTTATTGGGACACAGTGAAGGCGCACAAATAGCTGAACTTGCTGCTGTTAATTCAAAAGATGTTTCTTTTATAGTATTGCTTTCCGGAAATGGTGTTGATGGCGGCAAGGCATTGATAGAACAGCAAAAATTAATTTTAAAAGCAAGCGGCGTTGCAGATACTCTAATTACACAAAATTTGGAATTACAAAATAAGATTAACTACGCTCTCCGTAATGATATTGACCTCAATGATATTCGAAAAGATATCAGAGCATTTGCTGAAAAAGATTTTGCCGGCTTAAGCAAGGAAGTAAAAAATTCTATTCAGAATAAAGAAACTTATCTCAACTCTAACGTTCAATCACAAATTCAGATTTTCAATAATCCTTGGTTTAGGTATTACGTTAAATATGACCCGATTCCAACATTAGAAAAAATTAAGATTCCGGTTCTAATGTTATTTGGAGAATTAGATTTACAATTTCCTCCTTCCTTAAATAAACAAAGAATGGAAGATGCACTTGTTAAAGCCGGAAATAGAAATTTCGAATCAATTGTACTTCCAAAAGCAAATCATTTATATCAAGAAGCAAAAATCGGAATTCCAGCAGAATACTCAGAATTGAAAAAGGAATTTGTGCCCGATTTTTTAGAAACAATTGGAATTTGGATTCAAACTGTTATAAAATAA
- a CDS encoding nucleotidyltransferase domain-containing protein yields MVNEQKPIDNLVFELQERAKELNCLYTIEDSLNRSDISLRQAFHTVINAIPPGWQFQNVCKAKLVYGDIVYQTSDFEETRWMIKSNIVVQEQVVGHIAVYYTEEVPSSGTGPFLKEEKKLLDTIAERLGHFILHQKLKNVFNEFKSVRQQVDGHTKGEWRIVLDMIRKTDPNLFMSLIRKTLHLLCWKGVEEAEMLMKHTSLSWRGGTTEEELQYDENKPLKVSKMVSYDQYVETILKLADENLPDDIILSRIQKWIQEDKSSALVKVVETQDTSLTDIADAIRKYYHMAPEKFELPPSTIKGLRVSLLRRFFTEQLEYISVAKEYVKLTDFYKLIDKMIFPSGSHGKLGGKSAGLFLAAHILQKVGESVELLSDIKTPKTWYLTSDGILHFMQHNNLEEVLEQKYKEIDEVRIEYPHVVQLFKNSEFPPDIIKGLSVALDDLGDKPLVVRSSSLLEDQIGAAFSGKYKSLFLANQGTKQQRLIALMDAIAEVYASLFSPDPIEYRAERGLLDFHEEMGVMIQEMVGTKVGKYYFPAFAGVAFSNNEFRWSPRIKREDGLVRMVPGLGTRAVDRLSDDYPVLVSPGQPNLKINISPEELRRYSPKKIDVINLETNDFESIQINNLLEECSSEYPLFTEIFSVLDGTMIRQPGPLDVFDHSKEFLVTFDGLISKTNFLKRIDVILKTLQEKIKTPVDIEFAYDGKDFYMLQCRPQSFTRESNSESIPKDVPEEKIVFTAHKFISNGRVPDITHIVYVDPQKYSEISDRNKMLNVGRAISKLNKTLPKRKFILIGPGRWGSRGDIKLGVSVTYSDINNTAVLIEVARKKGNYVPDLSFGTHFFQDLVEAGIRYLPLYPDDAGVVFNEKFLNSSPNIFCELVQEYNYLEDTIKVIDVISSTGGSILKLFMNAEIDEALGMFAAQSTEINSEKEYKEVIEYHPSDYWRWRMKMAEKIASELDADRFGVKGIYVFGSTKNAVSGPGSDIDLIVHIEKEKCNMKELSLWFEGWSLALSEMNYLRTGYRSSGLLDIHYVTDEDIKNKSSYASKIGAVTDAARPLKVKAKAN; encoded by the coding sequence ATGGTAAACGAACAAAAACCGATAGATAATTTAGTATTTGAACTTCAAGAACGTGCAAAAGAATTAAACTGTCTTTACACTATAGAAGATAGTTTGAACAGATCGGATATTTCACTGCGCCAGGCTTTTCACACAGTTATAAATGCAATTCCTCCCGGTTGGCAATTTCAAAATGTTTGTAAAGCAAAATTGGTTTACGGCGATATTGTTTATCAAACGAGTGATTTTGAAGAAACTAGGTGGATGATTAAATCAAATATTGTTGTGCAGGAACAAGTGGTTGGACATATAGCAGTTTATTACACAGAGGAAGTTCCTTCGTCGGGTACCGGCCCATTTCTTAAAGAAGAAAAAAAATTATTAGATACAATTGCTGAACGGCTTGGTCACTTCATTCTTCATCAAAAATTGAAAAATGTTTTTAATGAATTTAAGTCAGTACGTCAACAAGTTGACGGACATACAAAAGGAGAATGGCGAATCGTTTTAGATATGATCCGCAAGACAGATCCTAATTTGTTCATGAGTCTAATAAGAAAAACACTTCATCTTTTATGTTGGAAGGGTGTTGAAGAAGCAGAAATGTTGATGAAGCATACAAGTCTTTCTTGGAGAGGCGGGACAACAGAGGAAGAACTTCAGTATGATGAAAATAAACCGTTAAAAGTTTCTAAGATGGTTAGCTATGATCAATATGTTGAAACAATTTTAAAATTGGCTGATGAAAATTTACCGGATGATATAATCCTTTCTAGAATACAAAAGTGGATTCAAGAAGATAAATCGAGTGCACTTGTAAAAGTTGTTGAAACACAAGACACATCACTAACAGACATTGCCGATGCAATTCGTAAATATTATCACATGGCTCCGGAGAAATTTGAACTTCCGCCATCAACAATAAAAGGATTACGAGTTTCACTCTTAAGAAGATTTTTTACCGAACAACTTGAATACATCAGTGTAGCAAAAGAATATGTTAAGCTAACGGATTTTTATAAACTTATAGATAAAATGATTTTTCCTTCCGGAAGCCACGGTAAACTGGGCGGTAAAAGTGCAGGATTGTTTTTAGCAGCTCACATTCTTCAAAAGGTTGGTGAAAGTGTTGAACTCTTAAGCGATATCAAAACTCCGAAGACGTGGTACCTAACCTCAGATGGTATTCTTCATTTTATGCAGCATAATAATCTTGAAGAAGTTCTAGAACAAAAATATAAAGAGATTGATGAAGTCAGAATTGAATATCCTCATGTGGTTCAATTATTTAAGAATTCGGAATTCCCACCGGATATAATTAAAGGTTTATCAGTTGCGTTGGATGATCTTGGTGACAAACCGTTAGTCGTTAGAAGTTCAAGTCTTCTTGAAGATCAAATAGGTGCGGCATTCTCCGGTAAGTACAAAAGTTTATTTCTTGCCAATCAAGGAACAAAACAGCAGAGATTAATTGCATTGATGGATGCAATCGCTGAAGTCTATGCATCATTATTCAGTCCCGACCCGATAGAATATCGCGCAGAACGTGGTTTGCTAGATTTCCACGAAGAGATGGGTGTTATGATCCAGGAAATGGTCGGTACGAAAGTCGGCAAATATTATTTTCCTGCATTTGCCGGTGTTGCATTTAGCAATAATGAATTCCGCTGGTCTCCTCGTATTAAAAGGGAAGATGGGCTTGTACGAATGGTTCCCGGTTTAGGTACACGAGCTGTGGATAGATTGAGCGATGATTATCCGGTTCTTGTTTCCCCCGGTCAGCCGAATCTAAAAATAAATATTTCTCCTGAAGAATTGCGAAGATATTCTCCGAAAAAAATAGATGTTATAAATTTAGAAACAAATGATTTTGAATCAATCCAGATCAATAATCTTTTAGAAGAATGTAGTTCAGAATACCCTTTGTTCACCGAAATATTTTCAGTTCTTGATGGAACGATGATTAGACAACCCGGACCGTTAGATGTATTTGATCATTCTAAAGAATTTTTAGTAACGTTTGATGGATTAATTTCAAAGACTAATTTCTTGAAACGCATTGATGTAATATTAAAAACTTTGCAAGAAAAAATTAAAACTCCGGTAGATATTGAATTTGCCTATGATGGAAAAGATTTTTATATGCTGCAGTGCCGTCCGCAAAGTTTCACTAGAGAATCAAATTCTGAGTCAATTCCTAAAGATGTACCGGAAGAGAAAATTGTTTTTACTGCTCATAAGTTTATTTCCAACGGAAGAGTGCCTGATATAACTCATATCGTTTATGTGGATCCGCAAAAATATTCTGAGATATCCGATCGGAACAAAATGCTTAATGTTGGGCGTGCAATAAGTAAGCTGAACAAAACTCTTCCCAAAAGAAAATTTATCTTAATTGGTCCGGGCAGATGGGGCAGCAGAGGTGATATAAAACTTGGAGTAAGCGTTACATATTCTGATATTAATAACACAGCCGTGCTGATTGAAGTTGCAAGAAAAAAAGGGAATTACGTTCCTGATCTTTCTTTCGGAACACATTTTTTCCAAGACCTTGTTGAAGCCGGTATTCGCTATCTGCCGTTGTATCCTGATGATGCGGGAGTTGTATTTAATGAGAAGTTTCTAAATTCTTCGCCGAATATTTTTTGTGAGTTAGTCCAGGAGTATAATTATTTAGAAGATACGATTAAAGTAATTGATGTAATTAGTTCTACCGGAGGATCAATATTAAAGTTATTCATGAATGCAGAGATTGATGAAGCATTAGGAATGTTTGCAGCTCAGTCCACTGAAATAAATTCGGAAAAAGAATATAAAGAAGTCATTGAATATCATCCGAGCGATTATTGGAGATGGCGGATGAAGATGGCTGAGAAGATTGCCTCAGAGTTAGATGCCGACCGATTTGGTGTAAAAGGAATTTATGTTTTCGGAAGTACAAAGAATGCTGTTTCAGGTCCGGGTAGTGATATAGATCTTATTGTTCATATTGAAAAAGAAAAATGTAATATGAAAGAACTTTCATTGTGGTTCGAAGGATGGAGTTTAGCTCTAAGTGAAATGAATTATTTGCGCACCGGTTACAGATCATCGGGATTGCTTGACATTCATTACGTTACAGATGAAGATATTAAAAATAAATCAAGTTATGCTTCAAAGATCGGTGCTGTCACTGATGCAGCACGTCCATTAAAGGTTAAGGCTAAAGCTAATTAA